The Polyangiaceae bacterium genome includes a region encoding these proteins:
- a CDS encoding SUMF1/EgtB/PvdO family nonheme iron enzyme — protein sequence MTVRDPLGIAGEIVADKYKIERAVGEGGFAVVYRAEHTIWKKPVAIKFFSELSSVAVDQREAMQQDFINEGALLTELSSQTAAIVQARDVGTYTTPEGRWMPFMVLEWLEGRSLEDVIVSEVKAGHPRFSLQEVLRLLGPVAAAHGRGIAHRDVKPPNIFVLGDDPRQGSVTVKILDFGVAKMITDNTQMKAALAKTGTNITSFTPQYGAPEQFSRSYGATGPWTDVFALALVAVEMLVGKPALDGEDLVQLAFSAGHPEKRPTPRTLGAVVSDEVEAVLAKALSVQPTARYSRASEFWAALEAAASGSRAASAEALGATMAMPDSLRSAITPIQPAKTEPALNRAHSAVTVDPSTLTPAPSAPGAAKSKTGMIAAGVVALAALGGVAFFALRPDSDKPTRPAATPTVSAELGAPVASAPVTAPAKSDSCPGAMFKIPAGQFYMGSDDKAAEDNQKPAHNVSLDGFCMDSTEVTVADYQKCSQTGACRRLKPEVGYVKMKPHEEKAFLPLCNIDASGREQHPMNCISWRDADTFCRKNDKRLPTEAEWEYATRGPDGRVFPWGDDKPTVAHLNACDLDCVTWSKKAGVGVLVLFESESDGFSATSPVGKFPKGDSRFGPKDVVGNVWEWVADFEGSYTAAEQKNPTGPSSGEKKVIRGGSWNGAREEWLHPSFRFAAEPERRHPAIGFRCAKSL from the coding sequence ATGACGGTACGCGACCCCTTGGGCATCGCCGGCGAAATCGTCGCCGACAAATACAAGATCGAGCGCGCCGTGGGCGAAGGCGGCTTCGCCGTCGTCTACCGAGCGGAGCACACGATCTGGAAGAAGCCCGTCGCGATCAAGTTCTTCAGCGAGCTGTCCAGCGTGGCCGTCGATCAGCGCGAGGCGATGCAGCAGGACTTCATCAACGAAGGCGCGCTCCTGACCGAGCTCTCGAGCCAGACGGCGGCGATCGTGCAAGCTCGCGACGTCGGCACCTACACCACGCCGGAGGGCCGCTGGATGCCCTTCATGGTGCTGGAGTGGCTCGAAGGCCGCTCGCTCGAGGACGTCATCGTCTCGGAGGTCAAGGCCGGACACCCGCGCTTCTCGTTGCAGGAGGTGTTGCGCCTGCTCGGCCCGGTCGCTGCGGCGCACGGTCGAGGCATCGCACACCGCGACGTGAAGCCACCGAACATCTTCGTGCTCGGCGACGATCCGCGCCAGGGCTCGGTCACGGTGAAGATCCTCGACTTCGGCGTGGCCAAGATGATCACCGACAACACGCAGATGAAAGCGGCGTTGGCCAAGACCGGCACGAACATCACCTCGTTCACCCCGCAGTACGGCGCTCCCGAGCAGTTCAGCCGGAGCTACGGCGCCACCGGACCCTGGACGGACGTGTTCGCGCTGGCGCTGGTCGCGGTGGAGATGCTGGTGGGCAAACCAGCGCTCGACGGCGAGGATCTGGTACAGCTTGCGTTTTCGGCCGGTCACCCCGAGAAGCGCCCGACGCCGCGCACGCTGGGTGCGGTGGTGAGCGACGAGGTGGAGGCCGTCCTCGCCAAGGCGCTCTCCGTGCAACCTACGGCGCGCTACTCCCGCGCCTCCGAGTTCTGGGCGGCGCTGGAGGCCGCAGCCAGTGGCAGCCGAGCCGCCAGCGCCGAGGCCCTGGGAGCGACCATGGCGATGCCGGACTCCCTGCGCTCCGCCATCACGCCAATCCAACCCGCCAAGACCGAGCCCGCGTTGAACCGGGCCCACTCCGCGGTCACCGTGGATCCCTCCACGCTCACGCCGGCGCCGTCGGCGCCGGGCGCAGCCAAGAGCAAGACCGGGATGATCGCCGCCGGCGTGGTCGCCCTGGCCGCGCTGGGCGGCGTCGCCTTCTTCGCGCTCCGCCCGGACTCCGACAAGCCCACTCGCCCCGCCGCGACCCCCACGGTCAGTGCGGAGCTCGGCGCGCCGGTCGCGAGCGCGCCGGTCACGGCCCCGGCGAAGTCCGACAGCTGCCCCGGAGCCATGTTCAAGATCCCCGCCGGGCAGTTCTACATGGGCTCGGACGACAAGGCGGCCGAGGACAACCAGAAGCCCGCCCACAACGTCTCCCTAGACGGCTTCTGCATGGACTCGACCGAAGTCACGGTCGCGGACTACCAGAAGTGCAGCCAGACGGGCGCCTGCCGGCGGCTCAAGCCGGAGGTCGGCTACGTCAAGATGAAGCCCCACGAAGAGAAGGCCTTCCTCCCGCTCTGCAACATCGACGCGAGCGGGCGCGAGCAGCACCCGATGAACTGCATCTCGTGGCGCGATGCCGACACCTTTTGTCGCAAGAACGACAAGCGGCTGCCGACCGAGGCCGAGTGGGAGTACGCGACGCGGGGCCCCGACGGTCGCGTGTTCCCCTGGGGTGACGACAAGCCCACGGTGGCGCACCTGAACGCCTGCGATCTGGACTGCGTGACCTGGTCGAAGAAGGCGGGCGTGGGCGTGCTGGTGCTGTTCGAGAGCGAGAGCGACGGATTCTCGGCCACGTCACCCGTCGGCAAGTTCCCGAAGGGGGACTCGCGCTTCGGCCCGAAGGACGTGGTGGGAAACGTCTGGGAGTGGGTGGCCGACTTCGAGGGAAGCTACACGGCCGCAGAGCAGAAGAACCCGACCGGTCCGTCGAGCGGCGAGAAGAAGGTGATCCGAGGCGGGTCCTGGAACGGCGCCCGCGAGGAATGGCTGCACCCGAGCTTCCGCTTCGCCGCCGAGCCGGAGCGCCGCCACCCCGCCATCGGCTTCCGCTGCGCGAAGAGCCTGTGA
- a CDS encoding putative DNA-binding domain-containing protein, whose translation MPEALELAMADLVFGPGFAPDDRGALRAWLDRNGVDEADAHAILDDGAERLLVYRKLVRGTLREAVESAIPRSMARLGPVFDEYFDRYLAEQAPRSRYLRDVTTELLEFCAPFWPTDARVPAWAMDLARHEAVQIAVASELARPPGAEPGELALGAPVRFIEAIRLMRYDHAVHRLSDDVDDRTPPLAQPTALLVYRSPEHEVRYLETSPLAGLVLERLLAGEPLGAAIEAACAEAGHAVDASVLDGMARLLADLAARGALLGSLEAEEA comes from the coding sequence TTGCCCGAAGCGCTTGAGCTGGCCATGGCGGACCTGGTGTTCGGCCCGGGCTTCGCGCCGGACGACCGCGGCGCGCTCCGCGCGTGGCTCGACCGGAACGGCGTCGACGAAGCGGACGCGCACGCGATCCTGGACGACGGCGCCGAGCGCCTGCTCGTCTACCGGAAGCTCGTCAGGGGCACGCTGCGCGAAGCGGTGGAGTCTGCCATCCCGCGCAGCATGGCGCGCCTCGGGCCGGTGTTCGACGAGTACTTCGATCGCTATCTCGCGGAGCAGGCCCCGCGCTCCCGCTACCTGCGCGACGTCACGACGGAGCTGCTGGAGTTCTGCGCGCCGTTCTGGCCCACCGACGCCCGCGTCCCTGCTTGGGCGATGGATCTCGCGCGCCACGAGGCGGTGCAGATCGCGGTCGCCTCCGAGCTCGCGCGCCCGCCCGGGGCGGAGCCCGGGGAGCTCGCGCTCGGCGCGCCCGTCCGCTTCATCGAGGCCATCCGGCTGATGCGCTACGACCACGCGGTCCATCGGCTGAGCGACGACGTCGACGATCGCACCCCGCCGCTCGCCCAGCCGACCGCGCTCCTGGTCTACCGGAGCCCGGAGCACGAGGTGCGCTACCTGGAGACGAGCCCCCTCGCCGGCCTGGTCCTCGAGCGCCTGCTGGCGGGGGAGCCCCTGGGCGCCGCCATCGAGGCCGCATGCGCCGAAGCGGGACACGCCGTGGACGCTTCGGTACTGGACGGGATGGCCCGGCTGCTCGCAGACTTGGCCGCGCGCGGAGCGCTGCTCGGATCGCTCGAAGCGGAGGAAGCCTAG
- a CDS encoding DUF692 domain-containing protein — MTGVGLGLRWEFLEEVLDGPALDVAFFEVCPENYMRRGGYYPAALASIAERYPIVTHGLTLSVGASEPPGDDYLTELRAETRRLGTPWHSDHLCLSSAGPRLMHELIPLKQSSANARRAAERLRQTRDFLDLPMLVENITWYAHPGRRELPEADFISEVLERADAGLLLDVNNVWVNAQNHGFDPREFIAALPLERVRQIHVAGHTRTESGLILDTHGAPVVDPVIELLTWTLERVGPVPVLLERDNQVPELAELLDEVSRLSAAYDRAMSKKEAPLARSA; from the coding sequence CTGACCGGTGTGGGCCTCGGCCTGCGCTGGGAGTTCCTCGAGGAGGTCCTCGACGGGCCCGCGCTCGACGTCGCGTTCTTCGAGGTCTGCCCCGAGAACTACATGCGCCGCGGGGGCTACTACCCCGCCGCGCTCGCGAGCATCGCCGAGCGCTACCCCATCGTGACCCACGGGCTCACGCTGTCGGTGGGCGCGAGCGAGCCACCCGGCGACGACTACCTGACGGAGCTCCGCGCCGAGACGCGCCGCCTCGGCACGCCGTGGCACAGCGACCACCTCTGCCTGTCGAGCGCCGGACCGCGCCTCATGCACGAGCTCATCCCGCTCAAGCAGAGCAGCGCCAACGCACGGCGCGCCGCCGAGCGCCTGCGCCAGACGCGAGACTTCCTCGACCTGCCGATGCTCGTCGAGAACATCACCTGGTACGCCCACCCCGGGCGGCGGGAGCTGCCGGAGGCCGACTTCATCAGCGAGGTGCTCGAGCGCGCCGACGCGGGCCTGCTCCTCGACGTCAACAACGTCTGGGTCAACGCGCAGAACCACGGCTTCGACCCGCGGGAGTTCATCGCGGCGTTGCCGCTCGAGCGCGTGCGCCAGATCCACGTCGCTGGGCACACGCGCACGGAGTCGGGCCTGATCCTCGACACCCACGGCGCGCCGGTGGTCGATCCGGTGATCGAGCTCCTCACGTGGACGCTGGAGCGGGTTGGACCCGTGCCGGTGCTGCTCGAGCGCGACAACCAAGTGCCAGAGCTCGCGGAGCTCTTGGACGAGGTGAGCCGGCTCTCGGCCGCGTACGACCGAGCAATGTCGAAGAAGGAGGCACCGCTTGCCCGAAGCGCTTGA
- a CDS encoding YceI family protein yields MRARALGWLVLALGACSKPEPPPVERKEPWLANPPDAAAAISAKYVVSERCEAKVELKAKEATPRGTFRVCRGELTVNLSDLTASRGTLAVDVASIEIKGDGDAGRSDERSQDAQNWLDVGATRPEADRERLRWAVFTITSLTDASSPSAHAGRRERAEPDAEEPAALPEDDAGAERRAERRSVTLTAKGHLLLHRVRVDVEVPIRVAFDYGARPTADALPERIALTTRRPVVVTLAAHDIKPRDSAGVFQAQGMKLIGTKVGANARVTLSATAALVKP; encoded by the coding sequence ATGAGAGCACGCGCGCTCGGCTGGCTCGTGCTGGCGCTCGGCGCGTGCTCGAAGCCAGAGCCCCCGCCCGTGGAGCGCAAGGAGCCCTGGCTCGCGAACCCGCCGGACGCGGCCGCCGCGATCTCGGCGAAGTACGTGGTGAGCGAGCGCTGCGAAGCCAAGGTCGAGCTCAAGGCCAAAGAAGCTACGCCACGCGGTACGTTCCGCGTCTGCCGTGGCGAGCTCACGGTGAACCTGTCGGATCTGACGGCGAGCCGCGGCACGCTCGCGGTGGACGTAGCCAGCATCGAGATCAAGGGGGATGGCGACGCAGGCCGCAGCGACGAGCGTAGCCAGGATGCGCAGAACTGGCTCGACGTCGGCGCGACCCGCCCCGAGGCTGACCGCGAGCGCCTGCGCTGGGCGGTCTTCACCATCACCTCGCTGACCGACGCGAGCAGCCCGAGCGCTCATGCTGGGCGGCGGGAGCGGGCCGAGCCCGACGCGGAGGAACCGGCAGCGCTGCCCGAAGACGACGCGGGGGCGGAGCGGCGCGCGGAGCGCCGCAGCGTGACCCTGACCGCGAAAGGCCACCTGCTCTTGCATCGCGTGCGCGTCGACGTAGAGGTCCCGATCCGTGTCGCCTTCGACTACGGCGCCCGCCCGACCGCCGACGCGCTGCCGGAGCGGATCGCGCTCACGACTCGGCGTCCGGTGGTGGTCACGCTGGCCGCGCACGACATCAAGCCGCGGGATTCCGCCGGAGTGTTTCAGGCGCAGGGCATGAAGCTCATCGGCACCAAGGTCGGCGCCAACGCCCGAGTGACGCTGTCCGCCACCGCCGCCCTCGTGAAGCCCTGA